From the genome of Parazoarcus communis, one region includes:
- a CDS encoding alternate F1F0 ATPase, F1 subunit alpha: protein MQTEHLDTAIERAFGAISQARELFEPRLTLREVGTVSHVAAGIAMVSGLPGVGAEEMLKFPGDVFGIAFNVDEAQIGVLLLGSYWQLKAGDPVKRLGNVADVPVGEGLIGRVIDPTGRTLDGQGALLADARLPVERPAAHIMDRAPVSEPLQTGIKVIDALIPVGRGQRELILGDRQTGKTAIAVDAILNQRGKNVLCVYCAIGQRASGVAKVIASLRAHDAMAYTVVVVTEGNDPPGLAYIAPYAATSIAEHFMEQGRDVLLVYDDLTHHARAYRELSLLLRRPPGREAFPGDIFYIHSRLLERATHLRAELGGGSLTALPIIETEAQDISAYIPTNLISITDGQIVLSPSLFALGVLPAVDVGMSVSRVGGKAQRAAYRAVAGDLKLAYAQFEELESFSRFGARLDEDTRKRVTHGQRIRACLKQPQAAPVPMLEQISVLLALTSGLFDTVPVDQMTAAEQAVREAAVAVPDDVRTRLDTADTMSDDDREAILDLARGAVAGFRISSQPKEQG from the coding sequence ATGCAAACTGAGCATCTCGACACCGCCATCGAGCGGGCATTCGGCGCCATCAGCCAGGCGCGGGAGCTCTTCGAGCCCCGGCTCACGCTGCGCGAGGTGGGCACCGTCAGCCATGTAGCCGCCGGCATCGCCATGGTGTCCGGTCTGCCCGGCGTCGGCGCGGAGGAAATGTTGAAGTTTCCCGGCGACGTGTTCGGCATCGCATTCAACGTGGATGAAGCGCAGATAGGCGTGCTCCTTCTTGGCAGCTACTGGCAGCTCAAGGCCGGTGACCCTGTTAAACGACTGGGGAATGTGGCGGACGTGCCAGTAGGGGAGGGGCTGATCGGGCGTGTCATCGACCCCACGGGCCGCACGCTGGACGGCCAGGGCGCGCTGCTGGCCGACGCACGCCTGCCCGTCGAACGCCCGGCCGCGCACATAATGGATCGTGCGCCGGTCTCCGAACCCTTGCAGACCGGTATCAAGGTCATCGACGCACTGATCCCGGTTGGGCGCGGCCAGCGCGAATTGATCCTGGGCGATCGACAGACCGGCAAGACTGCAATCGCGGTGGATGCCATCCTCAACCAGCGCGGCAAGAACGTATTGTGCGTGTATTGTGCGATCGGTCAGCGTGCCTCTGGCGTGGCCAAGGTGATCGCCAGCCTGCGCGCTCACGACGCAATGGCCTACACCGTGGTGGTGGTCACCGAAGGTAACGATCCACCGGGTCTAGCCTACATCGCACCCTACGCAGCGACCAGCATCGCCGAGCATTTCATGGAACAGGGCCGTGACGTGCTGCTGGTGTATGACGATCTCACCCATCACGCTCGCGCCTATCGGGAGTTGTCGCTGCTGCTGCGCCGCCCTCCGGGCAGGGAGGCCTTTCCCGGCGACATTTTCTATATCCATTCCCGGCTGCTGGAGCGGGCCACCCACCTGCGCGCGGAATTGGGCGGCGGCTCGTTGACCGCGCTGCCAATCATTGAAACGGAAGCCCAGGACATTTCCGCCTACATCCCCACAAACCTGATTTCGATCACCGATGGGCAGATCGTTCTTTCCCCATCCCTGTTCGCGCTTGGGGTTTTGCCGGCGGTCGATGTGGGCATGTCGGTGTCACGCGTCGGCGGCAAGGCCCAGCGTGCCGCATACCGTGCGGTGGCGGGCGACCTCAAGCTGGCGTACGCACAGTTCGAGGAACTGGAAAGCTTTTCCCGCTTCGGTGCCCGTCTTGATGAAGACACCCGCAAACGGGTCACCCACGGTCAGCGCATTCGCGCCTGCCTCAAGCAACCGCAAGCTGCGCCAGTCCCGATGCTGGAGCAAATCAGTGTTCTGCTGGCCTTGACCTCGGGTCTGTTCGACACCGTGCCCGTGGATCAGATGACCGCCGCCGAACAGGCCGTGCGCGAGGCTGCAGTTGCAGTGCCCGATGATGTGCGGACGCGCCTGGATACTGCCGACACCATGAGCGACGACGATCGCGAAGCCATTCTCGACCTCGCTCGCGGGGCGGTCGCAGGCTTCCGCATCAGTTCACAACCCAAGGAGCAGGGATGA
- a CDS encoding F0F1 ATP synthase subunit delta: protein MLIDWFTVGAQVLNFLILVWLLKRYLYQPILDAIDAREQRIAEELAQADATRVEAEQARERFQAKCDDFDRQRDELLRQAGADADAERKRLLDVARKSATDLSAQRQASLMKESDGLSQALRSRTQQEVFAIARKTLADLTGASLEARIVDVLVQRMADVSADDRAALVKAFQASTAPVTVRSAFELPHAEREALKAAIKNSLGVTPSLQFETAPEVIGGIEIASAGHQLDWSINGYLDTLQAAVNELIKVAVPVAAAPDVEPGVEADTAQDTDEPAPAAEARGDAN, encoded by the coding sequence ATGCTGATTGACTGGTTTACTGTCGGCGCCCAGGTCCTGAACTTCCTCATCCTGGTGTGGCTGCTGAAGCGCTATCTATACCAGCCGATCCTTGATGCCATCGATGCCCGGGAGCAACGCATCGCGGAGGAACTGGCTCAGGCCGACGCGACCCGTGTCGAAGCGGAGCAGGCCCGGGAGCGCTTCCAGGCCAAATGCGATGACTTCGATAGACAGCGTGACGAGCTCTTGCGCCAGGCAGGTGCCGACGCCGACGCCGAACGCAAGCGCCTGCTCGACGTTGCGCGCAAGTCGGCGACGGACTTGAGCGCGCAGCGACAGGCCAGCCTGATGAAGGAATCCGACGGATTGTCGCAGGCGCTGCGCAGCCGGACCCAGCAAGAGGTCTTCGCGATCGCCCGCAAGACGCTGGCGGACCTCACCGGCGCAAGTCTCGAGGCGCGCATTGTTGATGTGCTGGTACAGCGCATGGCGGACGTCAGTGCCGACGACAGGGCCGCACTGGTTAAAGCGTTCCAGGCGTCGACGGCACCGGTGACCGTTCGCAGCGCCTTCGAGTTGCCGCATGCTGAACGCGAAGCCCTGAAGGCCGCGATCAAGAACAGCTTGGGCGTTACGCCTTCCCTGCAGTTCGAGACCGCACCCGAGGTGATCGGCGGCATCGAAATCGCCAGCGCCGGCCACCAACTGGACTGGAGCATCAATGGCTATCTCGACACGCTGCAGGCAGCAGTCAACGAGCTGATAAAGGTCGCTGTGCCGGTCGCAGCTGCGCCTGACGTGGAGCCCGGAGTGGAGGCTGACACCGCGCAAGACACCGACGAACCCGCGCCAGCAGCCGAAGCCCGAGGCGATGCAAACTGA
- a CDS encoding F0F1 ATP synthase subunit C: MDSMTLIAIASIVTAGLTIAIGSIGPALGEGRAVATALTSLAQQPDAAATITRTLFVGLAMVESVAIYCFVVAMILLFANPFWNHAIAQVAGK; the protein is encoded by the coding sequence ATGGACAGCATGACCCTCATCGCGATCGCCTCGATTGTCACCGCCGGACTCACCATCGCCATCGGCAGCATCGGACCGGCCCTGGGTGAGGGACGTGCAGTGGCCACGGCGCTGACCTCCCTGGCTCAGCAGCCCGATGCTGCTGCAACCATTACCCGCACCCTGTTCGTCGGCCTGGCCATGGTGGAGTCGGTAGCCATTTACTGCTTCGTGGTGGCGATGATTCTCCTGTTCGCCAATCCGTTCTGGAACCATGCCATCGCTCAGGTGGCGGGGAAGTGA
- a CDS encoding F0F1 ATP synthase subunit A has protein sequence MRLSPDDIILWQSGVFKINATIVFTWGLMLVLAVGSRLVTRRLSRGLTRSRWQNLLEIIVSGIEKQIGEVGLADPRKYLGFLGSLFLFVATASLFTIVPGFEPPTGSLSTTTALAICVFVAVPLFGIAESGVGAYLGAYMKPSFIMLPFNIISEVSRTLALAARLFGNMMSGTMILAILLTITPFLFPILLSALGLLTGMVQAYIFSILAAVYIAAATRSRKPAPGHGDATPANKSP, from the coding sequence ATGCGCCTTAGTCCCGACGACATCATTCTGTGGCAATCCGGTGTTTTCAAGATCAACGCCACGATCGTTTTTACCTGGGGCCTGATGCTGGTTCTAGCCGTGGGCTCCCGTCTGGTTACCCGAAGGCTGTCGCGGGGGCTGACCCGCAGCCGTTGGCAGAACCTGCTTGAAATCATCGTTAGTGGCATCGAAAAGCAGATCGGTGAAGTCGGCCTCGCCGATCCGCGCAAGTACCTCGGGTTTCTGGGCAGCCTGTTCCTGTTCGTGGCGACGGCCAGCCTGTTCACCATCGTGCCTGGTTTCGAGCCACCGACCGGATCGTTGTCCACCACCACGGCGCTGGCGATCTGCGTCTTCGTTGCGGTGCCGCTGTTCGGCATCGCGGAGAGTGGCGTGGGGGCATATCTGGGGGCTTACATGAAACCCTCCTTCATCATGCTGCCCTTCAACATCATCAGTGAAGTGTCCCGCACGCTGGCGCTGGCGGCCCGTCTGTTCGGCAACATGATGAGCGGGACGATGATCCTCGCCATCCTGCTCACCATCACGCCCTTCCTGTTCCCGATTCTGCTCAGCGCCCTCGGACTGCTGACCGGCATGGTGCAGGCCTACATCTTCAGCATCCTTGCGGCCGTCTATATCGCCGCGGCCACGCGCAGCCGCAAGCCTGCACCCGGCCACGGGGACGCTACCCCCGCCAACAAAAGCCCCTAA
- a CDS encoding ATP synthase subunit I: protein MNELPGLVIALCVGMALGTFFFGGLWWTLRRAVSSPYAALWMFASMLVRTGIVCAGLLWVCGPDWQRWLAGVLGFLVARLIATRIAPAPVLTATMTRESRHAP from the coding sequence ATGAATGAACTCCCCGGATTGGTTATTGCGCTGTGTGTGGGTATGGCATTGGGAACGTTCTTTTTTGGCGGCCTGTGGTGGACCCTGCGCCGGGCGGTGTCGTCCCCCTACGCGGCGCTGTGGATGTTTGCCAGCATGTTGGTTCGTACTGGCATCGTGTGTGCCGGTTTGCTCTGGGTTTGCGGGCCCGACTGGCAGCGCTGGCTGGCCGGTGTCCTCGGATTTCTCGTGGCCCGCCTTATCGCGACGCGGATTGCGCCTGCACCGGTACTGACGGCCACCATGACCCGGGAATCCCGCCATGCGCCTTAG
- a CDS encoding AtpZ/AtpI family protein — protein MSEERKIPTDTPERGTEFTRQVERKVARKLKAKRQVTRTIWFGLGMMGLVGWSVAVPVLVGVGFGFWLDANYPVGHSWTLMLMPIGLILGCFNAWRWISREGSEIREQEEEGDE, from the coding sequence ATGAGTGAGGAACGCAAAATCCCGACCGACACCCCGGAGCGAGGGACGGAATTCACCCGTCAGGTGGAACGTAAGGTGGCCCGCAAGCTCAAGGCGAAACGCCAGGTTACCCGCACCATCTGGTTTGGATTGGGGATGATGGGCCTGGTGGGCTGGTCAGTGGCAGTGCCGGTGCTTGTCGGCGTTGGGTTCGGTTTCTGGCTGGATGCCAATTACCCAGTGGGCCATTCATGGACGCTGATGTTGATGCCCATCGGGCTGATCCTGGGGTGTTTCAACGCTTGGCGTTGGATATCGCGAGAAGGCAGCGAAATACGAGAGCAGGAGGAAGAAGGCGATGAATGA
- a CDS encoding F0F1 ATP synthase subunit epsilon, which translates to MNLKILLPDRIFAEKSSVLRIVAESREGAFGLLPQRLDCVLALVPGILIFETAAEGEVCLAVDQGVLVKVGAEVRVSVRNAIGGTDLDALREAVVSEFQDLDEHERNVRDVLTKLEGGFIRRLVAFHHE; encoded by the coding sequence ATGAATCTGAAAATTCTTCTTCCCGATCGCATCTTCGCCGAAAAGAGCAGTGTGTTGCGCATCGTTGCCGAATCGAGGGAGGGCGCCTTCGGCCTGCTGCCGCAGCGACTCGACTGCGTGCTGGCGCTGGTGCCGGGGATTCTGATTTTCGAGACAGCAGCTGAGGGCGAGGTATGCCTGGCGGTGGATCAGGGCGTGCTGGTCAAGGTCGGTGCCGAGGTCCGCGTCTCGGTGCGCAATGCAATTGGGGGTACGGACCTCGACGCACTGCGCGAGGCGGTCGTCAGCGAGTTTCAGGATCTGGACGAGCACGAAAGGAATGTGCGCGACGTGCTGACAAAACTCGAAGGTGGCTTCATCCGTCGCCTGGTGGCCTTCCATCATGAGTGA
- the atpD gene encoding F0F1 ATP synthase subunit beta translates to MDTSACTPNSGEVVSIRGSVVDVRFDTNLPPVRALLRAGREGRIAIEVMAHLDAHQVRGIALTPTQGLARGATVEDTGGPLMAPVGKNIRSRMFDVFGQAIDRLPPPQVEWRSVHRAPPSLAHRSARSEVFETGIKLIDVLMPLERGGKAGLFGGAGVGKTVLLTEMIHNMVGQHAGVSIFCGIGERCREGEELYREMKTAGVLDNMVMVFGQMNEPPGARFRVGHAALTMAEYFRDDEHRDVLLLVDNIFRFIQAGMEISGMMGQMPSRLGYQPTMGTELSALEERIANTDSGAITSIQAVYVPADDFTDPAAVHTFSHLSASIVLSRKRASEGLYPAIDPLQSNSRMAAPSIIGERHYGVAQAVRRTLAQYADLKDIIAMLGLEQLSVQDRKVVARARRLERFLTQPFFTTEQFSGLKGRLVSLDDALDGCERILADEFSDVPESALYMIGAVDEARAAAKAAMATP, encoded by the coding sequence ATGGACACGAGTGCATGCACGCCGAATAGCGGAGAGGTCGTCTCAATCCGCGGCAGCGTTGTCGATGTCCGCTTCGACACCAATTTGCCACCGGTTCGGGCCTTGCTGCGGGCAGGCAGGGAAGGCCGGATCGCGATCGAGGTGATGGCCCATCTGGATGCCCATCAGGTGCGAGGAATCGCGTTGACACCCACGCAAGGTCTTGCTCGGGGCGCGACGGTGGAAGACACGGGTGGCCCCTTGATGGCGCCAGTGGGCAAGAATATCCGCTCGCGCATGTTCGATGTGTTCGGTCAAGCCATCGACCGTCTTCCGCCGCCGCAGGTCGAGTGGCGCAGCGTGCATCGGGCACCGCCTTCTCTGGCGCACCGTTCCGCGCGGTCCGAGGTGTTCGAAACCGGGATCAAGCTTATCGATGTGCTGATGCCGCTGGAGCGTGGTGGCAAGGCCGGCCTTTTCGGCGGTGCCGGTGTCGGCAAGACGGTGCTGCTCACCGAGATGATCCACAACATGGTTGGCCAGCACGCGGGTGTGAGCATCTTCTGCGGTATCGGCGAACGCTGCCGTGAGGGCGAAGAGCTTTATCGGGAGATGAAGACGGCGGGCGTGCTGGATAACATGGTGATGGTCTTCGGGCAGATGAACGAGCCGCCGGGCGCACGCTTTCGCGTCGGGCATGCCGCACTGACCATGGCCGAGTACTTTCGTGACGATGAGCATCGCGATGTGCTTCTGCTGGTCGACAACATCTTTCGCTTCATCCAGGCCGGCATGGAGATCTCCGGCATGATGGGGCAGATGCCTTCGCGCCTTGGCTACCAGCCGACCATGGGCACCGAACTGTCGGCGCTGGAAGAGCGCATCGCCAATACCGACAGTGGCGCAATCACTTCGATTCAGGCGGTGTACGTGCCGGCGGACGATTTCACCGATCCGGCTGCGGTGCACACGTTCTCCCACCTGTCCGCGTCCATCGTGCTGTCGCGCAAACGGGCGAGTGAGGGCTTGTATCCGGCCATCGATCCCTTGCAGTCCAACTCCCGCATGGCTGCACCGAGCATTATCGGCGAACGCCACTACGGTGTGGCCCAGGCCGTCCGGCGCACGCTGGCCCAGTATGCGGACCTGAAGGACATCATTGCCATGCTCGGTCTGGAACAGTTGTCGGTGCAGGACCGCAAGGTGGTGGCTCGCGCACGGCGACTGGAGCGCTTCCTGACCCAGCCCTTCTTCACCACCGAGCAGTTTTCCGGTCTCAAGGGGCGACTGGTCAGCCTTGATGATGCCCTGGACGGTTGCGAGCGCATCCTCGCCGACGAGTTCTCGGATGTGCCGGAGAGTGCGCTCTACATGATCGGCGCCGTCGATGAGGCACGGGCGGCCGCAAAAGCAGCGATGGCCACACCATGA
- the tal gene encoding transaldolase, translating to MNATQTLHQLGQRIWLDNITRTLLRSGTLARYIRELSVTGLTSNPTIFEHAIGCSDSYDASIRSLVETGLSGEDLFFELAIEDLTEAADLFLPDFEASDGDDGWVSLEVSPLLADNTAHTIEAANRLYAKADRRNLFIKIPGTPQGVAAIEEVIFDGVPVNVTLLFSREHMLAAAEAYMRGIERRLEAGLDPRVASVLSLFVSRWDVAAKQVVAAPLHNRLGTAIAMRTYKAHHGLLASERWQRLAAAGARPQRLLWASTGTKDPAEPDTYYVQALAAPGTINTLPEKTLLAFADHGRVDGPLPVDGGHAEEVIESFRGEGIDDDELAARLQREGVDAFANSWHALLLRIRQKCART from the coding sequence ATGAACGCGACACAGACACTTCACCAACTCGGCCAGCGCATCTGGCTCGACAACATCACGCGCACTCTTCTGCGCAGTGGCACACTGGCGCGCTATATCCGTGAGCTGTCGGTCACAGGTCTGACCTCGAATCCGACGATTTTCGAGCATGCCATTGGGTGCAGTGACAGCTACGACGCGAGTATCCGCTCTTTGGTGGAAACAGGTCTGTCGGGAGAAGACCTGTTCTTCGAACTCGCCATCGAGGATCTGACCGAGGCCGCAGATCTGTTTCTGCCAGACTTCGAAGCCAGTGATGGTGATGACGGCTGGGTGTCGCTGGAGGTCTCGCCGCTACTGGCCGACAACACGGCTCACACCATAGAGGCGGCGAACCGTCTGTATGCGAAGGCTGACAGGCGAAACCTGTTTATCAAGATTCCGGGTACACCCCAAGGTGTCGCGGCCATTGAGGAAGTCATCTTCGATGGCGTGCCGGTCAACGTCACGCTGCTATTTTCGCGCGAGCACATGCTGGCGGCTGCCGAGGCATACATGCGTGGAATCGAGCGCAGGCTGGAGGCGGGGCTCGACCCCCGGGTGGCGTCGGTGCTTTCGCTCTTCGTCAGCCGCTGGGACGTGGCGGCGAAGCAGGTGGTTGCGGCACCGCTCCACAATCGCCTGGGAACCGCCATCGCCATGCGCACCTACAAGGCGCATCACGGCCTGCTGGCTTCTGAGCGCTGGCAGCGTCTGGCCGCTGCAGGCGCGCGTCCGCAACGCTTGCTGTGGGCAAGCACTGGCACCAAGGATCCCGCCGAGCCCGATACCTATTATGTGCAGGCGCTGGCAGCGCCCGGCACCATCAACACGCTACCCGAGAAAACACTGCTGGCCTTTGCGGATCACGGTCGGGTTGATGGGCCGCTGCCTGTCGACGGTGGTCACGCCGAGGAAGTGATCGAGTCGTTCCGAGGCGAGGGCATTGACGATGACGAACTGGCCGCACGTTTGCAGCGTGAGGGCGTCGATGCCTTTGCGAACTCATGGCACGCCCTGCTGCTGCGTATCCGACAGAAGTGCGCTCGAACATGA
- a CDS encoding phosphoketolase produces MNQIHTPTPKDQSAFKDLDAYWRAANYVSVGQIFLWDNPLLRRPLALADVKPMLLGHWGTTPGQNFIYVHLNRVIKAYDLDMIYVSGPGHGGPAVVGNTYLEGSYSEVYPEISRDESGLRKLFRQFSFPGGIPSHASPECPGSIHEGGELGYSLSHSFGAVFDNPELIVACVVGDGEAETGPLATAWHSNKFLDPATDGAVLPILHLNGYKIANPTVLARITHEELEQFFRGCGWTPIFVEGHEPVQMHALMAAALDQAVQEIRRFQCQAREHGQMERPRWPMIVLNSPKGWTGPKEVDGEPNEGNFRSHQVPLHPAEHAGHLKLLEDWLLSYRPDELFDEHGGLRPELAALAPSGLRRMGANPHANGGQLLRDLKMPDYREYAAQVPAPGVPGVGDTRVLGPFLRDVARLNDAERNFRILGPDETVSNGLAAVFETTNRQWNAATAPDDKWLAPQGRVMEMLSEHQCEGWLEGYLLTGRHGLFNCYEAFIHIVDSMFNQHAKWLNVSADLPWRRKIASLNYLLASHVWRQDHNGFTHQDPGFIDLVVNKSAEVVRVYLPPDANCLLSVMDHCLRSRHYVNVVIAGKHPAPQWLTMDAAVAHCAAGIGIWEWASNESADGEAGAEPDVVMACCGDVPTLETLAAVSILREALPDLRVRVVNVVDLMKLQPPSEHPHGLSDEGFDALFTRDKPVIFAFHAYPWLIHRLTYRRTNHKNIHVRGYKEEGTITTPFDMTVLNDLDRFHLVMDAIDRLPQTGAEGANLKVRLAAKLEEHKRHIRTYGQDMPEIRNWRW; encoded by the coding sequence ATGAACCAAATACACACGCCAACACCAAAGGACCAATCCGCATTCAAAGATCTGGATGCCTACTGGCGCGCAGCCAACTACGTATCGGTCGGCCAGATCTTCCTGTGGGACAACCCGCTGCTGCGGCGACCGCTGGCCCTGGCCGACGTGAAGCCCATGTTGCTTGGACACTGGGGCACGACGCCGGGCCAGAACTTCATCTATGTGCACCTGAACCGCGTCATCAAGGCCTACGACCTGGACATGATCTATGTCTCGGGACCCGGTCACGGGGGACCGGCCGTGGTCGGCAACACCTACCTCGAGGGCAGCTACAGCGAGGTCTATCCCGAAATCAGCCGCGACGAATCGGGGCTGAGAAAGCTGTTCAGGCAGTTCTCATTTCCGGGCGGGATTCCCAGCCATGCTTCGCCCGAGTGCCCGGGCTCGATCCACGAGGGTGGCGAACTTGGCTATTCGTTAAGCCATTCCTTCGGCGCCGTCTTTGACAACCCCGAGCTGATCGTGGCCTGTGTGGTCGGCGACGGCGAGGCAGAGACCGGCCCCCTGGCAACCGCCTGGCACTCGAACAAGTTCCTTGACCCGGCTACCGACGGTGCGGTGTTGCCGATCCTGCACCTCAATGGCTACAAGATCGCCAACCCGACGGTGCTGGCGCGGATCACGCATGAAGAACTGGAGCAGTTCTTCCGCGGCTGCGGCTGGACACCGATCTTCGTCGAAGGGCATGAGCCCGTGCAGATGCACGCGTTGATGGCCGCAGCGCTGGATCAGGCGGTACAGGAGATTCGGCGATTTCAGTGTCAGGCACGCGAACACGGCCAGATGGAGCGACCGCGCTGGCCGATGATCGTGCTGAACTCCCCCAAGGGCTGGACCGGCCCAAAGGAAGTTGACGGCGAACCCAACGAAGGCAACTTCCGATCCCATCAGGTACCACTGCACCCAGCCGAACACGCTGGGCACTTGAAGCTGCTCGAGGATTGGCTGCTCAGCTACCGCCCCGACGAGCTGTTCGACGAGCATGGCGGTCTGCGGCCGGAGCTGGCCGCGCTGGCACCGAGCGGGCTCCGACGCATGGGCGCCAATCCCCATGCCAACGGTGGCCAACTGTTGCGCGACCTGAAGATGCCCGACTACCGCGAGTACGCTGCACAAGTGCCTGCACCGGGTGTACCGGGCGTCGGCGACACGCGCGTGCTCGGCCCCTTTCTGCGCGACGTGGCGCGCTTGAACGATGCAGAGCGCAACTTCCGCATTCTCGGGCCGGACGAGACCGTCTCCAATGGCCTGGCCGCGGTGTTCGAAACGACCAACCGCCAGTGGAACGCCGCCACGGCACCGGATGACAAATGGCTGGCACCGCAGGGTCGGGTCATGGAAATGCTCAGCGAACACCAGTGCGAAGGCTGGCTCGAGGGCTATCTGCTCACTGGCCGGCACGGCCTGTTCAATTGCTACGAAGCCTTCATTCACATCGTCGACTCGATGTTCAACCAGCACGCGAAATGGCTGAACGTCAGCGCCGACCTCCCGTGGCGGCGCAAGATCGCGTCGCTGAATTACCTGCTGGCTTCACATGTCTGGCGCCAGGACCACAACGGCTTTACCCACCAGGATCCGGGGTTCATTGACCTCGTTGTGAACAAAAGCGCCGAGGTCGTTCGGGTCTACCTCCCGCCCGATGCGAACTGCCTGCTGTCGGTGATGGACCATTGTCTGCGCAGCCGGCACTACGTCAACGTGGTGATCGCCGGCAAGCATCCGGCACCCCAGTGGCTGACCATGGACGCGGCTGTCGCGCACTGCGCCGCCGGCATCGGCATCTGGGAATGGGCCAGCAACGAGTCCGCCGATGGAGAGGCCGGCGCGGAGCCCGATGTCGTCATGGCCTGCTGCGGCGACGTACCGACGCTGGAAACACTGGCCGCGGTGTCGATCCTGCGCGAGGCGCTGCCGGACTTGCGCGTCCGGGTTGTCAACGTCGTCGACCTGATGAAGCTACAGCCGCCGAGCGAGCATCCACACGGCTTGTCCGACGAGGGCTTTGACGCGCTGTTCACCCGCGACAAACCGGTCATCTTCGCGTTCCACGCCTACCCCTGGCTGATCCATCGGCTGACCTACCGCCGCACCAATCACAAAAACATTCACGTTCGCGGCTACAAGGAAGAAGGCACCATTACCACTCCCTTCGACATGACCGTGCTGAACGATCTGGACCGCTTCCACCTGGTGATGGACGCCATCGACCGCTTACCGCAGACCGGTGCTGAAGGTGCGAATCTGAAGGTCCGTCTCGCGGCCAAGCTCGAAGAGCACAAACGCCATATCCGCACTTACGGTCAGGACATGCCTGAAATCCGCAACTGGCGCTGGTAG
- a CDS encoding DUF2254 domain-containing protein, whose translation MNKPRLLWGDLRSSFWFMPSLMVMDSIIFAVVLIEVESAGLTQWQSQWPRLFGVGAEGARQMLSTLAGSMMTVMGITFSMTLLALVLASGQYTSRVLRNFMRSRVTQATLGVFASIFAYYLIVLRTIRGNGGADEYVPNLAVFFAFVMALGGVVVLIYFIHHIASSIQASSIVASVGQETRASIDRLLPKQSIEGPVEDEGRKQVLESLDDRTWFPVPGAESGYVMSVESSVLLHLAGENRAVVRMEHGIGAFVVENTTLLSLALTYPPDQNLVDALNDAYTIGRHRTVDQDPAFGIRQIVDMAMKALSPGINDTSTAVICVDYLSAILARVVDRQFPPSHLYEGESLRVVAIVPSFEGLLAEAFDQIRRSAGDNVAILARMLSALETIGSLTTNFSHIQALEEQLQCIAELVDRCIVASYDRTRLERRLAEVRKTLNARCAVCAAENKG comes from the coding sequence GTGAATAAGCCAAGATTGTTATGGGGTGATCTGCGATCGAGCTTCTGGTTTATGCCATCGCTGATGGTGATGGACAGCATTATCTTTGCGGTGGTGTTGATCGAAGTCGAGTCCGCCGGTTTGACACAGTGGCAGAGCCAGTGGCCACGGTTGTTTGGCGTTGGAGCAGAAGGCGCCCGCCAGATGTTGTCCACACTGGCCGGTTCAATGATGACGGTGATGGGCATCACGTTCTCCATGACCTTGCTGGCACTGGTGCTGGCGTCGGGGCAATACACGTCGCGGGTTCTGAGGAACTTCATGCGCAGTCGTGTGACGCAAGCGACGCTGGGGGTCTTCGCCAGCATTTTTGCGTATTACCTGATCGTATTGCGCACCATTCGCGGCAATGGTGGTGCGGACGAGTATGTGCCGAACCTTGCGGTGTTCTTCGCGTTTGTGATGGCTCTGGGTGGCGTGGTTGTCCTCATCTATTTCATCCATCATATTGCATCGTCGATTCAGGCTTCCAGCATCGTCGCCTCGGTTGGTCAGGAGACCCGCGCTTCGATTGATCGGCTGCTGCCGAAACAATCGATTGAAGGTCCCGTTGAAGATGAAGGCAGGAAACAGGTTCTCGAGTCGCTGGACGATAGAACGTGGTTTCCGGTGCCAGGAGCCGAGAGTGGTTACGTCATGAGCGTCGAGAGCAGCGTGTTGCTGCATCTGGCGGGGGAGAACAGGGCAGTCGTCCGAATGGAACACGGCATCGGCGCATTCGTTGTGGAAAATACGACCCTCTTATCGCTCGCCCTGACTTACCCGCCAGATCAGAATCTGGTTGATGCGCTGAATGATGCATACACTATTGGGCGCCATCGCACGGTGGACCAGGATCCGGCTTTCGGTATTCGACAGATCGTCGATATGGCCATGAAGGCGCTTTCTCCAGGGATCAACGACACCTCAACAGCGGTGATATGCGTGGATTATCTGAGCGCTATTCTGGCGCGCGTGGTAGACCGGCAGTTTCCGCCGTCGCATCTTTACGAGGGCGAGAGCCTACGTGTGGTGGCGATTGTTCCGAGTTTTGAGGGGCTGTTGGCTGAGGCCTTCGACCAGATTCGGCGTAGCGCCGGGGATAACGTTGCCATACTGGCGCGAATGCTCAGTGCCCTCGAAACCATCGGCAGTCTGACGACCAACTTCAGTCACATTCAGGCGCTCGAAGAGCAACTGCAGTGTATTGCTGAGCTGGTTGATCGCTGCATCGTAGCCAGCTATGACCGTACCCGGCTCGAAAGGCGGCTGGCGGAGGTGCGCAAGACGCTGAACGCCCGATGTGCGGTGTGTGCAGCAGAAAACAAGGGCTGA